A single genomic interval of Dromiciops gliroides isolate mDroGli1 chromosome 1, mDroGli1.pri, whole genome shotgun sequence harbors:
- the LOC122735577 gene encoding mucin-17-like isoform X27 codes for MEKLLQLVEGMHIEEMSSHQTLQPEPPRAQKRPLSPQAGLSSPKRKVVPRLEEKEPETVQGIDESKKEEKKKDIAGAGIERGASQAHSIRWPVESKNKYVHISLGDQDESPEFSQTGLALTETKLAATEMLSNTGDGATSSLSTRCSETKSVSAEIMHELSDDFSESEDSDTESLSSQCSDKRLTFIDIKSMATEILGESVETDKRAVSTKSELAGKGMLSESVAPDTGSSDSKCSDSKLAPPEGKATAKSVMPDHGSPDTNLLSSEPSETSTISLEDKAVPTKMLSEKVTPTTSGLSSQRSETRHDSPERKAVVSEVSESVSAAPSVSSDDGSETRCVSPERKPLVTEMSQTVSSDPSVSSESCESKCTSLESQSVATGKLSEAVAPDPSASSAEGLKTKRPSHKSKPVVTGELTESISPTSSILGSEESETRSVSPESKPLVSGRLSETVSPASSILASEDSETRGASPESKAIVGKMLSETLPRAPNVLTPECSEARCTSSESKPVVGELLSEKVSLPPVVLSSKCLETECAPAESKPVVSRTCSGTVSPVPKVLSTECSEARCLSSETKPVVTGMVSETRSLAPDVSCGECSDSVDIKPVVARIIPERLSPPISISSTEYSDAGYTSPERKPVVTGVAPGRLSPPISISSTEYSEASCASPEESKPIVSGLFPEVLSPAISISSEFSEGAYFCTDRKPIVAGTFSERLSLDTCASVSECSETSGTSPERKPIVAERVAARMSPAPIVLSSECSETSYASPERKPLVAGRYVERLSPSTSALYTEFSESSRFFSETRPAAAGEYSGRLSPDTGSFSSESSEASGASPERKPVIGRVYPGRLSPPISISSTEYSDPGGASPERKPIVSGLFSRRLSSPISISSTEYSDMGGASPERKPVISELLSERVRPVQTVLSSVCSDDRCISPETKPVVSGIFSGTLFSATSILASEGSESRCTSPENKPTVSGLFSETGSLPPDVLSTSCLDARCVSPGSKPVEGTMFSETLFSGTSILASEGSESRSISPENKPTVSGMFSETLFSGPSILASEGSGTRCTSPENKPVVTGMFSETLSPPPNIFSSESLDTRCISPENKPVVTGMFSETLSPPINIFSSESSDTRCVSPESKPVVTGLLSGRLSPPISISSTEYSDTECASPERKPVVGEMLSERLSPPISISSTEYSDTECASPERKPIVTGLFSERLPPTSSILPSLCSEIKFASIQNKPSVSGLFPEGLSPSTSFFTSQYSDTRCTSPDSKPVMARLFPQATSLLPSRYFETSDDSSESKAAETGRLSPCTSLFSSQSSETRFSSTERLPPISSLLPELVDPTTFILAAQCPGLRFASSENNPEGSAPSPEGLSPATGFVYPPSSETRAASSENNPEVSEVFSERLSPTTGIVSSLCFEKILASTGSKPVVSRMFSESMFPATGFLYPPESDPAVSGIFSERLSPATGIMSSLCFLTIFASTESKSIVSTVFSESVSPTTGIVSSLCFVIILASTESDLAIIGVFSEGLSPSTGITFRPCSETGAALTDSNSAGTGVFSGSLSPTGGITFPPCSETEAALTDSNSAGTGVFSGSLSPTAECLSPSTGITFPPCSETGAALTDSNPVGTGVVSEKPSPTAGISFPPCLETGADSTGSDTTGIGMLSKSLSPTAESVSPSTDISFPPCLETGADLTGSDTTGIGMLSKSLSPTADISFPPCLETGADLTGSDTTGIRMLSKSLSPTADISFPPCLETGADLTGSDTTGIGMLSKSLSPTAGISFPPCLETGADLTGSDTTGIGMLSKSLSPTADISFPPCLETGADSTGSDTTGIGMLSKSLSPTADISFPPCLETGADSTGSDTTGIGMLSKSLSPTADISFPPCLETGADLTGSDTTGIGMLSKSLSPTADISFPPCLETGADSTGSDTTGIGMLSKSLSPTADISFPPCLETGADLAGSDTTGIGMLSERLSPIADISFPPCLETGADLAGSDTTGIGMLSDRLSPTADISFPPCLETGADLTGSDTTGIGMLSERLSPTADEAAMRTALPDDN; via the exons AAACTCCTCCAGCTGGTAGAAGGCATGCATATAGAGGAGATGTCTTCCCACCAGACGCTCCAGCCGGAGCCCCCCAGAGCTCAGAAGCGTCCCCTCTCACCACAGGctggcctgagctctcccaaaagGAAAGTTGTCCCTAGGTTGGAGGAGAAGGAGCCTGAGACTGTGCAAGGTATAGATGAGagtaagaaagaggagaaaaagaaagatattgcaggCGCTGGAATAGAGCGGGGAGCCTCACAAGCTCACTCTATCAGATGGCCGgtagaaagcaaaaataaatatgtgCACATCAGTTTGGGTGACCAAGATGAGAGCCCTGAGTTTTCTCAAACAGGATTAGCTTTAACAGAGACCAAGCTTGCGGCAACTGAAATGTTATCAAATACTGGGGATGGTGCTACAAGTAGCTTGTCTACTCGGTGTTCGGAAACAAAATCTGTTTCCGCAGAGATCATGCATGAATTAAGTGATGACTTTTCAGAGAGTGAGGATTCTGACACAGAGAGCTTGTCGTCTCAGTGTTCTGACAAAAGGCTTACTTTCATAGACATCAAGTCTATGGCAACTGAAATATTAGGAGAAAGTGTGGAGACTGATAAGAGGGCTGTTTCTACAAAAAGTGAGCTTGCCGGAAAGGGAATGTTGTCAGAGAGCGTGGCTCCTGACACAGGTAGCTCGGATTCTAAGTGTTCTGATTCGAAATTGGCTCCCCCCGAGGGAAAGGCTACGGCAAAGAGTGTAATGCCAGACCATGGGTCTCCTGATACAAATCTCTTGTCCTCTGAGCCTTCGGAAACTAGTACTATTTCCCTAGAGGACAAGGCTGTGCCAACCAAAATGTTATCAGAAAAGGTAACCCCCACCACAAGTGGTTTGTCTTCCCAGCGTTCAGAAACTAGGCATGATTCCCCCGAGAGAAAGGCTGTAGTATCTGAAGTGTCAGAGAGTGTGTCTGCAGCCCCCAGTGTGTCGTCTGATGACGGCTCGGAAACTAGATGTGTTTCCCCTGAGAGGAAGCCTCTAGTAACCGAAATGTCACAGACAGTGTCTTCTGACCCTAGTGTTTCGTCTGAGTCTTGTGAAAGTAAATGTACTTCCTTAGAAAGTCAATCTGTGGCAACAGGAAAGTTATCAGAGGCAGTGGCTCCTGACCCAAGTGCCTCATCTGCTGAGGGTCTGAAGACTAAACGTCCTTCCCATAAGAGCAAGCCTGTAGTAACTGGCGAGCTCACAGAGTCAATATCTCCAACCTCAAGTATCTTGGGCTCAGAGGAATCGGAGACTAGAAGTGTCTCCCCTGAGAGCAAACCCTTAGTAAGTGGAAGGCTCTCAGAGACAGTGTCTCCAGCCTCAAGCATCTTGGCCTCTGAGGATTCAGAGACAAGAGGTGCCTCCCCTGAGAGCAAGGCTATAGTAGGCAAAATGCTCTCAGAGACCTTGCCTAGAGCCCCAAATGTTTTGACTCCTGAATGTTCTGAGGCTAGATGCACTTCCTCTGAGAGCAAGCCAGTAGTAGGTGAATTGCTCTCAGAGAAAGTGTCTCTACCCCCAGTTGTCCTGTCTTCAAAATGTTTGGAGACTGAGTGTGCACCGGCAGAAAGCAAACCTGTTGTTAGTAGAACGTGCTCGGGGACAGTGTCacctgtcccaaaagtcttgtcTACTGAATGTTCTGAGGCTagatgcctttcctctgagaccaAGCCAGTAGTAACTGGAATGGTCTCAGAGACTAGGTCTCTAGCCCCAGATGTCTCGTGTGGTGAATGTTCGGATTCCGTAGACATCAAACCAGTAGTAGCTAGAATTATACCGGAAAGACTTTCACCACCCATAAGCATTTCATCCACAGAATATTCTGATGCTGGATATACTTCCCCAGAGAGGAAGCCAGTAGTAACTGGTGTGGCCCCTGGGAGACTATCTCCACCTATAAGCATTTCATCAACTGAATATTCGGAGGCAAGCTGTGCTTCCCCCGAGGAGAGCAAGCCCATAGTATCTGGCTTGTTCCCAGAAGTACTATCTCCAGCTATAAGTATCTCCTCCGAGTTTTCGGAGGGTGCCTATTTTTGCACAGATAGAAAGCCCATAGTAGCGGGCACGTTTTCAGAAAGACTGTCTCTGGACACTTGTGCCTCAGTCTCTGAATGTTCAGAGACTAGCGGTACTTCCCCAGAGAGGAAGCCCATAGTAGCAGAACGTGTAGCAGCAAGAATGTCACCAGCTCCAATTGTCTTGTCCTCTGAGTGTTCAGAGACAAGCTATGCTTCCCCAGAAAGGAAGCCATTAGTAGCTGGAAGGTACGTAGAAAGACTATCACCGTCCACAAGTGCCTTATACACGGAGTTTTCTGAGAGCAGCAGGTTTTTCTCAGAGACCAGACCTGCAGCAGCCGGAGAGTACTCAGGAAGGCTGTCTCCAGACACTGGTAGCTTTTCTTCAGAAAGTTCGGAGGCCAGCGGTGCTTCCCCGGAAAGGAAGCCTGTCATAGGGAGAGTGTACCCAGGGAGATTGTCACCGCCTATCAGCATCTCATCCACAGAATATTCCGATCCTGGAGGTGCTTCCCCTGAAAGGAAGCCTATAGTAAGTGGGCTGTTCTCAAGGAGACTGTCTTCTCCCATCAGCATTTCATCTACCGAATATTCTGATATGGGAGGTGCATCTCCTGAAAGGAAGCCTGTCATAAGTGAACTGTTGTCAGAAAGAGTTCGTCCAGTCCAAACTGTTTTGTCCAGTGTATGTTCTGATGATAGATGTATCTCCCCTGAAACTAAACCCGTTGTAAGTGGAATATTTTCAGGGACCCTGTTTTCAGCTACCAGCATCTTGGCCTCTGAGGGTTCAGAGTCTAGATGCACTTCCCCTGAGAACAAGCCCACAGTAAGTGGATTGTTCTCAGAGACAGGGTCTCTACCCCCGGATGTGTTGTCTACTTCGTGTTTAGATGCTAGATGTGTGTCTCCTGGAAGTAAACCCGTAGAAGGTACCATGTTTTCTGAAACCCTTTTTTCAGGGACAAGCATCTTGGCCTCCGAGGGTTCAGAATCTAGAAGTATTTCTCCAGAGAACAAGCCCACAGTTAGTGGGATGTTCTCAGAAACCCTCTTTTCAGGCCCAAGCATCTTGGCCTCTGAGGGTTCAGGGACCAGGTGCACGTCCCCAGAGAACAAACCAGTAGTAACTGGGATGTTCTCAGagaccctctccccacccccaaacatctTCTCCTCCGAAAGCTTGGACACTCGCTGCATTTCACCCGAGAACAAACCAGTTGTAACTGGGATGTTCTCAGAGACATTATCACCACCTATAAAcatcttttcttcagagagctcgGACACTAGGTGCGTTTCTCCAGAGAGCAAGCCAGTAGTAACTGGCTTGCTCTCAGGGAGACTCTCACCACCCATTAGCATTTCATCTACCGAATATTCTGACACTGAATGTGCTTCCCCTGAGAGGAAGCCGGTAGTAGGTGAAATGCTATCAGAGAGACTCTCACCACCCATTAGCATTTCATCCACCGAATATTCTGACACCGAATGTGCTTCCCCAGAAAGGAAGCCCATAGTGACTGGACTTTTTTCAGAAAGACTGCCTCCAACTTCAAGCATTCTCCCCTCCTTGTGTTCCGAAATAAAATTTGCTTCAATACAAAACAAGCCTTCAGTATCTGGACTATTTCCTGAAGGCTTGTCTCCATCTACAAGTTTCTTTACCTCTCAATATTCTGATACAAGATGTACCTCTCCTGACAGCAAACCTGTAATGGCCAGACTGTTTCCACAGGCCACGAGTCTCTTGCCTTCTCGGTATTTTGAGACCTCAGATGACTCTTCAGAAAGCAAGGCTGCAGAGACTGGAAGACTATCTCCATGCACAAGTCTCTTTTCTTCTCAGAGTTCTGAGACAAGATTTTCTTCTACTGAGAGGCTGCCTCCTATATCTAGCCTGTTACCAGAGCTTGTGGATCCTACCACATTTATCCTGGCTGCTCAGTGTCCTGGCTTAAGGTTTGCCTCATCAGAGAACAATCCTGAAGGATCTGCACCATCCCCAGAAGGGCTCTCCCCTGCGACAGGTTTTGTGTACCCTCCATCTTCTGAGACAAGAGCTGCTTCATCAGAGAACAATCCTGAAGTCTCTGAAGTGTTCTCAGAAAGATTGTCTCCGACAACAGGTATTGTGTCCTCTCTATGTTTTGAAAAAATACTTGCTTCCACAGGGAGCAAGCCTGTAGTATCCAGAATGTTCTCAGAGAGTATGTTTCCTGCCACAGGTTTCCTGTATCCTCCAGAAAGTGATCCTGCAGTATCTGGCATTTTCTCAGAAAGACTGTCTCCAGCAACAGGTATTATGTCCTCTCTATGTTTTCTGACAATATTTGCTTCCACAGAGAGCAAGTCTATAGTATCCACAGTGTTCTCAGAAAGCGTCTCTCCCACCACAGGTATTGTGTCTTCTCTATGTTTTGTCATAATCTTGGCTTCCACAGAGAGTGATCTTGCAATAATTGGAGTGTTCTCAGAGGGACTGTCTCCTTCCACAGGCATCACATTCCGTCCATGTTCAGAGACAGGAGCTGCTTTGACAGACAGCAATTCTGCAGGAACTGGAGTGTTTTCAGGGAGCCTGTCTCCTACAGGAG GTATCACATTCCCTCCATGTTCAGAGACAGAAGCTGCTTTGACAGACAGCAATTCTGCAGGAACTGGAGTGTTTTCAGGGAGCCTGTCTCCTACAGCAG AGTGTTTGTCTCCTTCCACAGGTATCACATTCCCTCCATGTTCAGAGACAGGAGCTGCTTTGACAGACAGCAATCCTGTAGGAACTGGAGTAGTGTCAGAAAAACCATCTCCTACAGCAG GTATCTCATTCCCTCCATGTTTGGAGACAGGTGCTGATTCAACAGGAAGTGATACCACAGGAATTGGAATGCTGTCAAAGAGTCTATCTCCTACAGCAG AGAGTGTGTCTCCTTCCACAGATATCTCATTCCCTCCATGTTTGGAGACAGGTGCTGATTTAACAGGAAGTGATACCACAGGAATTGGAATGCTGTCAAAGAGTCTATCTCCTACAGCAG ATATCTCATTCCCTCCATGTTTGGAGACAGGTGCTGATTTAACAGGAAGTGATACCACAGGAATTAGAATGCTGTCAAAGAGTCTATCTCCTACAGCAG ATATCTCATTCCCTCCATGTTTGGAGACAGGTGCTGATTTAACAGGAAGTGATACCACAGGAATTGGAATGCTGTCAAAGAGTCTATCTCCTACAGCGG GTATCTCATTCCCTCCATGTTTGGAGACAGGTGCTGATTTAACAGGAAGTGATACCACAGGAATTGGAATGCTGTCAAAGAGTCTATCTCCTACAGCAG ATATCTCATTCCCTCCATGTTTGGAGACAGGTGCTGATTCAACAGGAAGTGATACCACAGGAATTGGAATGCTGTCAAAGAGTCTATCTCCTACAGCAG ATATCTCATTCCCTCCATGTTTGGAGACAGGTGCTGATTCAACAGGAAGTGATACCACAGGAATTGGAATGCTGTCAAAGAGTCTATCTCCTACAGCAG ATATCTCATTCCCTCCATGTTTGGAGACAGGTGCTGATTTAACAGGAAGTGATACCACAGGAATTGGAATGCTGTCAAAGAGTCTATCTCCTACAGCAG ATATCTCATTCCCTCCATGTTTGGAGACAGGTGCTGATTCAACAGGAAGTGATACCACAGGAATTGGAATGCTGTCAAAGAGTCTATCTCCTACAGCAG ATATCTCATTCCCTCCATGTTTGGAGACAGGTGCTGATTTAGCAGGAAGTGATACCACAGGAATTGGAATGCTTTCAGAGAGACTGTCTCCTATAGCAG ATATCTCATTCCCTCCATGTTTGGAGACAGGTGCTGATTTAGCAGGAAGTGATACCACAGGAATTGGAATGCTGTCAGACAGACTATCTCCTACAGCAG ATATCTCATTCCCTCCATGTTTGGAGACAGGTGCTGATTTAACAGGAAGTGATACCACAGGAATTGGAATGCTTTCAGAGAGACTGTCTCCTACAGCAG ATGAAGCAGCAATGCGGACAGCGCTACCTGACGATAATTAA